The DNA segment ACGACTAATCAGATAAACCATTACCAAGTAGCAACGTGGCTCAAGACAAATTGCAAAAAGAGTTTATCGAGTTGATCTCTTCTCAGCAGAAACTGATTCACAGTATTTGCTCACTTTACTTTGCCTCTACGGATGATAGGAAAGATGTATTTCAGGAGATTGTGCTACAACTCTGGAAGTCTTACCCTGCATTTAAATTTCAGTCCAAAGCTTCTACCTGGATCTATCGGATTGCCCTTAACACTATATTTTCCAGATTACGCAAAGAAAAAAATAAACCTGGCAGACAATCTTTATCAGAGGCAGTTTTTCAGATTCCAGAATCGGAAACCTCTGGCTTAGAAACATCCATTGAGAATTTGTATCAGGCAATTAATCAACTATCAGAAGTGGACAAAGCG comes from the Xanthocytophaga agilis genome and includes:
- a CDS encoding sigma-70 family RNA polymerase sigma factor, whose amino-acid sequence is MAQDKLQKEFIELISSQQKLIHSICSLYFASTDDRKDVFQEIVLQLWKSYPAFKFQSKASTWIYRIALNTIFSRLRKEKNKPGRQSLSEAVFQIPESETSGLETSIENLYQAINQLSEVDKAVIMLYLDEHSYDEMAHLLKMSRTNVSTRINRIKVRLFKLLKLSTT